A genomic segment from Burkholderia plantarii encodes:
- a CDS encoding alpha/beta fold hydrolase: protein MTTQQSLMTRRSAARRRLLSAGAGVAGAMAAMSSLPAAAGTTTASHPHPHAKGHPDGGGYVAARDGTPIYYKDWGSGTPVVFSHGWPLSADAWDAQMLFLVNQGYRVIAHDRRGHGRSGQPSSGNDMDTYADDLAAVLDALDVHGAMLVGHSTGGGEVAHYIGRHGEARVAKAVLIGAVPPQMVQSAANPHGLPMSVFDGIRAGVAANRSQFYLDLATPFYGFNRPNAKVSQGLVQDFWRQGMAGSIKGQYECIKQFSEVDYTEDLKQISVPTLILHGDDDQIVPIDDSARLSAKLVRHATLKVYAGAPHGMCSTHVDEVNADLLAFLKG, encoded by the coding sequence ATGACGACCCAGCAAAGCCTCATGACGCGCCGCTCGGCCGCGCGCCGCCGCCTGCTTTCGGCCGGCGCGGGCGTGGCGGGCGCGATGGCGGCGATGTCGAGCCTGCCCGCCGCCGCCGGCACGACCACGGCGTCCCACCCGCACCCGCATGCCAAGGGCCACCCGGACGGCGGCGGCTACGTGGCGGCCAGGGACGGCACGCCGATCTACTACAAGGACTGGGGCAGCGGCACGCCGGTGGTGTTCTCGCACGGCTGGCCGCTGTCGGCCGACGCCTGGGACGCGCAGATGCTGTTCCTCGTCAACCAGGGCTACCGCGTGATCGCGCACGACCGGCGCGGCCACGGCCGCTCGGGCCAGCCGTCCTCGGGCAACGACATGGACACCTATGCCGACGACCTGGCCGCCGTGCTCGACGCGCTCGACGTGCATGGCGCGATGCTGGTCGGCCATTCGACGGGCGGCGGCGAGGTGGCGCACTACATCGGCCGCCACGGCGAGGCGCGCGTCGCGAAGGCCGTGCTGATCGGCGCGGTGCCGCCGCAGATGGTGCAGTCGGCCGCCAATCCGCACGGGCTGCCGATGTCGGTGTTCGACGGCATCCGCGCCGGCGTGGCCGCGAACCGTTCGCAGTTCTACCTCGACCTCGCCACGCCGTTCTACGGCTTCAACCGGCCCAACGCGAAGGTCTCGCAGGGGCTCGTGCAGGACTTCTGGCGGCAGGGCATGGCCGGCTCGATCAAAGGCCAGTACGAGTGCATCAAGCAGTTCTCGGAAGTCGACTACACCGAGGACCTGAAGCAGATCAGCGTGCCCACGCTGATCCTGCACGGCGACGACGACCAGATCGTGCCGATCGACGACTCGGCGCGCCTGTCGGCGAAGCTGGTGCGCCATGCCACGCTGAAGGTCTATGCCGGCGCGCCGCACGGCATGTGCAGCACGCACGTGGACGAGGTCAACGCCGACCTGCTGGCGTTCCTGAAGGGCTGA
- a CDS encoding hydrolase: MAYELLTPDNCALALIDHQPQMFFGTHSHERTTVLHNVQILAKTARLFKVPTVLTTIASETFSGHLLSEVQSVFPDTKPIDRTSMNSWEDAGFRAAILATGRKKIVIAGLWTEVCVAFPTVQMLAEGFEIYVPTDACGDVTEEAHERAVQRVIQAGAVPTTSLQFMCELQRDWARGETYDGCMEIFKAHSAYGIGVRYAKQILGEHASEAG; encoded by the coding sequence ATGGCCTACGAACTGCTGACCCCCGACAACTGCGCGCTCGCGCTCATCGACCACCAGCCGCAGATGTTCTTCGGCACGCACTCGCACGAGCGCACCACGGTGCTGCACAACGTGCAGATCCTCGCCAAGACGGCGCGCCTGTTCAAGGTGCCCACCGTGCTGACGACGATCGCCTCGGAAACCTTCAGCGGCCACCTGCTGAGCGAAGTGCAGTCGGTGTTCCCGGACACGAAGCCGATCGACCGCACCTCGATGAACTCGTGGGAAGACGCGGGCTTTCGCGCGGCGATCCTGGCCACCGGCCGCAAGAAGATCGTGATCGCGGGCCTGTGGACGGAAGTCTGCGTCGCGTTCCCGACCGTGCAGATGCTGGCCGAAGGCTTCGAGATCTACGTGCCGACCGACGCCTGCGGCGACGTCACCGAAGAAGCGCACGAGCGCGCCGTGCAGCGCGTGATCCAGGCCGGCGCGGTGCCCACCACCTCGCTGCAGTTCATGTGCGAACTGCAACGCGACTGGGCACGCGGCGAGACCTACGACGGCTGCATGGAGATCTTCAAGGCGCACAGCGCCTACGGCATCGGCGTGCGCTACGCCAAGCAGATCCTCGGCGAGCACGCGAGCGAGGCGGGCTGA
- a CDS encoding amidohydrolase codes for MSTPEQPARIADLVIYNGKIATQDERRSFVTALASASGRIVATGSDHDVMQWARDDARRIDLNGRTVIPGLNDSHLHVIRGGLNFNMELRWDGVPSLRDALEMLRAQVARTPAPQWVRVVGGWNEFQFVEKRGPTLDEINAIAPDTPVFLLHLYDSALLNAAALRAVGYDRDTPNPPGGEIQRDRRGNPTGMLIARPNAGLLYATLAKGPKLAIDDQMNSTRQFMRELNRLGVTSAIDAGGGYQAYPDDYAVIMELAKRDQLSIRIAYNLFTQNAKREIEDFAKWVKATRPGDGDDFLKVNGAGEMLVFSAADFEDFLEPRPDLPDEMEKELEGVVRLLAANRWPFRLHATYDESISRFLDVFERVDADTPFNGLRWFFDHCETISARNIDRIAALGGGIAVQHRMAYQGEYFIARYGAEAAAQTPPVRKMLEAGLPVGAGTDATRVASYNPFVSLYWLVSGRTVGGTPMYAARDRLERMEALRRYTVGSAWFSNDETRKGALVPGQYADFAVLTDDFFTIEEDAIKHLESVLTVVNGRVVYADGEFGAYGPPALPVSPSWSPVAEFGGYARYRPMTSLERACADGCANLCGVHRHAHGMAWGRNAPAGDANAFWGALGCSCFAF; via the coding sequence ATGAGCACTCCGGAGCAACCGGCACGCATCGCCGATCTGGTGATCTACAACGGCAAGATCGCCACGCAGGACGAGCGCCGCTCGTTCGTCACCGCGCTGGCCTCGGCCAGCGGCAGGATCGTCGCGACCGGCAGCGACCACGACGTGATGCAATGGGCCCGCGACGACGCGCGCCGCATCGACCTGAACGGCCGCACCGTGATCCCGGGTCTCAACGATTCGCACCTGCATGTGATCCGCGGCGGCCTGAACTTCAACATGGAGCTGCGCTGGGACGGCGTGCCCTCGCTGCGCGACGCGCTCGAGATGCTGCGCGCTCAGGTGGCGCGCACGCCGGCGCCGCAATGGGTGCGCGTGGTGGGCGGCTGGAACGAATTCCAGTTCGTCGAGAAGCGCGGCCCGACGCTCGACGAGATCAACGCGATCGCGCCCGACACGCCGGTGTTCCTCCTGCACCTCTACGACAGCGCGCTGCTCAACGCGGCGGCGCTGCGCGCGGTCGGCTACGACCGCGACACGCCGAATCCGCCGGGCGGCGAGATCCAGCGCGACCGGCGCGGCAACCCCACCGGCATGCTGATCGCGCGGCCGAACGCGGGCCTGCTCTACGCGACGCTCGCCAAGGGGCCGAAGCTCGCGATCGACGACCAGATGAACTCGACGCGCCAGTTCATGCGCGAGCTGAACCGGCTCGGCGTGACGAGCGCGATCGACGCGGGCGGCGGCTACCAGGCCTACCCCGACGACTACGCCGTGATCATGGAGCTGGCCAAGCGCGACCAGCTGTCGATCCGGATCGCCTACAACCTGTTCACGCAGAACGCGAAGCGCGAGATCGAGGATTTCGCGAAATGGGTGAAGGCCACCCGTCCCGGCGACGGTGACGACTTCCTCAAGGTCAACGGCGCGGGCGAGATGCTGGTGTTCTCGGCGGCCGACTTCGAGGACTTCCTCGAGCCGCGCCCCGACCTGCCCGACGAGATGGAGAAGGAGCTGGAAGGCGTGGTGCGCCTGCTGGCCGCGAACCGCTGGCCGTTCCGCCTGCACGCCACCTACGACGAATCGATCTCGCGCTTCCTCGACGTGTTCGAGCGCGTCGACGCCGACACGCCGTTCAACGGCCTGCGCTGGTTCTTCGACCACTGCGAGACGATCTCGGCGCGCAACATCGACCGGATCGCGGCGCTCGGCGGCGGCATCGCCGTGCAGCACCGCATGGCCTACCAGGGCGAATACTTCATCGCGCGCTACGGCGCCGAGGCGGCCGCGCAGACGCCGCCGGTGCGCAAGATGCTCGAAGCCGGGCTGCCGGTGGGCGCCGGCACCGACGCGACGCGCGTGGCGAGCTACAACCCGTTCGTCTCGCTGTACTGGCTGGTGTCCGGGCGCACCGTGGGCGGCACGCCGATGTACGCGGCGCGCGACCGGCTCGAACGGATGGAAGCGCTGCGCCGCTACACGGTGGGCAGCGCCTGGTTCTCGAACGACGAGACCCGCAAGGGCGCGCTGGTGCCGGGCCAGTACGCCGACTTCGCGGTGCTGACCGACGACTTCTTCACGATCGAGGAAGACGCGATCAAGCATCTGGAATCGGTGCTGACGGTGGTGAACGGCCGGGTGGTCTACGCCGACGGCGAGTTCGGCGCCTACGGGCCGCCCGCGCTGCCGGTCAGCCCGAGCTGGTCGCCGGTGGCGGAGTTCGGCGGCTACGCGCGCTATCGCCCCATGACCTCGCTCGAACGTGCCTGCGCGGACGGCTGCGCGAACCTGTGCGGCGTCCACCGGCATGCGCACGGGATGGCCTGGGGCCGCAACGCGCCGGCCGGCGACGCGAACGCGTTCTGGGGCGCGCTCGGTTGCAGCTGCTTCGCGTTCTGA
- a CDS encoding DoxX family protein, with protein MKPDEMRGAHASPAAAAGAAAGLDTTAAALLFLRVAASLLLLFVHGLPKALHVSAQLAVIEDPLHLGAPLTLGFAIFAEVACPLLMIAGVLTRLAAVPILVITVVALTLVHPDWSLEQGQFAWMLLILFGTVAIGGPGRYRVALPWGPRRVR; from the coding sequence ATGAAGCCTGACGAGATGCGTGGCGCCCACGCTTCGCCCGCCGCGGCCGCCGGCGCGGCGGCCGGCCTCGATACCACCGCCGCGGCGCTGCTGTTCCTGCGGGTGGCCGCGAGCCTGCTGCTGCTGTTCGTGCATGGCCTGCCGAAAGCGCTGCACGTGAGCGCGCAGCTGGCCGTGATCGAGGATCCGCTGCATCTGGGCGCGCCGCTCACGCTCGGCTTCGCGATCTTCGCCGAGGTGGCGTGCCCGTTGCTGATGATCGCCGGCGTCCTCACGCGGCTCGCCGCCGTGCCGATCCTCGTGATCACGGTGGTCGCGCTGACGCTGGTCCATCCGGACTGGTCGCTCGAGCAGGGGCAGTTCGCCTGGATGCTGCTGATCCTGTTCGGCACGGTGGCGATCGGCGGGCCGGGGCGCTACCGCGTCGCGCTGCCGTGGGGCCCGCGCCGCGTGCGCTGA